The Phormidium sp. PBR-2020 DNA segment TCCGACTCTCCTTGGGGGTGTGGCGATCGCAGCGAACCGGTCATAACCACGAACTCAGTCACGTCGAAGATGTCCAGTCCACCCTAACAGCCACCCCATTGGCCTTAGATGAGGCGCAACTGCTCAAAGCCTGTCGCGACTCGCGGATTGATCAGTATGACATCAGCTCGCCGTACCGAGTCGATCAAGACTATCAGGCTCGCTTTACCCATTGGCAACAGAGTCATAGCTATTTGGTCATTCCCATTCCCAACCCAGATAACGCCAATCTGGGAACCCTCATCCATAGCTATCTCGACTTAGACACCCCAGCGA contains these protein-coding regions:
- a CDS encoding phycobiliprotein lyase gives rise to the protein MNISKFFRLSLGVWRSQRTGHNHELSHVEDVQSTLTATPLALDEAQLLKACRDSRIDQYDISSPYRVDQDYQARFTHWQQSHSYLVIPIPNPDNANLGTLIHSYLDLDTPASRGTYELRPDGTLMVRMVEENAMREERIWFPSANLRLHVSMIRPSDRAVTTTIFTSDVRTSPASAMTDNPAIALQR